The Cryptococcus neoformans var. neoformans B-3501A chromosome 7, whole genome shotgun sequence genome window below encodes:
- a CDS encoding hypothetical protein (HMMPfam hit to PBP, Phosphatidylethanolamine-binding protein, score: 36.8, E(): 3.7e-08), producing the protein MSSRMACRLAARAARQQRAFSATSITRNAPVTPWEPALPQGVSPAYDAAISYLADYQSRTLSKLNAFKSNLPETPSHEELQQLAKLEIEAYANDPAVRRMFKETGGEGQMDKRIMRWLGEENWRKEGGLDLLMQRALQMNVVPDLLPEIPPTAPLTITLSSPVTPGAFQRPSSFAQPPKITHQIFHHPSLPTLTNPNPAALHTLLVIDPDAPHHETHSFQERVLYMKTDIPISVVDGTVNLTDKSFGKELLAWEPPAPEQGTPYHRYVVLVFRQPSPSSVTTISREGFKLRDFLSSQGLTSHSLSGLSLFRAEWSEEEDEFINSVFREKRGVPEGAPVYGKVPKEVRYGYPMKAKLRRREEIRDQIWEGAMRELEGLGDVERVGV; encoded by the coding sequence ATGTCTTCAAGAATGGCTTGTAGACTCGCCGCCAGAGCAGCTCGCCAACAGCGCGCATTCTCAGCAACTTCAATCACTCGAAATGCACCAGTCACTCCTTGGGAACCTGCCCTTCCTCAAGGTGTCTCTCCTGCCTACGATGCTGCCATCAGCTACCTCGCCGACTACCAGTCCCGAACTCTCTCCAAACTCAATGCTTTCAAGTCTAACCTACCTGAGACTCCTTCTCATGAAGAGCTCCAACAACTTGCGAAGCTCGAAATTGAGGCGTACGCGAATGACCCTGCTGTGAGACGAATGTTCAAGGAGACTGGTGGGGAAGGTCAGATGGACAAGCGAATTATGCGATggcttggagaggaaaactggaggaaggaaggaggattgGATTTGTTGATGCAGCGCGCATTGCAAATGAATGTTGTTCCCGACTTGCTACCCGAGATACCCCCAACTGCGCCGCTTACCATTaccctctcctctcctgtTACTCCTGGGGCTTTCCAACGACCATCATCCTTTGCTCAACCACCAAAAATTACCCACCAAATTTTCCACcacccttcccttcccacaCTCACCAACCCTAACCCTGCCGCTCTCCATACTCTCCTTGTCATTGACCCCGATGCGCCTCACCACGAGACTCACTCTTTCCAAGAGCGTGTCTTGTACATGAAGACCGACATCCCTATCTCTGTTGTGGATGGGACTGTCAACCTTACAGACAAGTCTTTCGGCAAGGAGCTCCTTGCTTGGGAACCACCTGCGCCTGAGCAGGGCACACCTTACCACCGATATGTTGTCCTCGTCTTCCGTCaaccctctccttcttccgttACTACCATCTCTCGCGAAGGCTTCAAGCTCCGAGATTTCCTGTCTTCCCAAGGGCTTACCTCTCACTCTCTTAGCGGTCTTTCGCTTTTCCGTGCTGAGTGgtcagaggaggaggacgagttTATCAACTCTGTATTCAGGGAAAAGAGGGGTGTACCTGAGGGTGCGCCTGTGTATGGTAAGGTTCCCAAGGAAGTAAGATATGGTTACCCCATGAAGGCGAAGCTtagaaggagagaagaaataagGGACCAGATTTGGGAGGGTGCTATGCGAGAGTTGGAAGGATTGGGAGACGTTGAGCGTGTTGGTGTTTAG